The following coding sequences lie in one Spea bombifrons isolate aSpeBom1 chromosome 5, aSpeBom1.2.pri, whole genome shotgun sequence genomic window:
- the ZBTB14 gene encoding zinc finger and BTB domain-containing protein 14, whose protein sequence is MEFFISMSETLKYNDDDHKTVFLKTLNEQRLEGEFCDIAIVVEDVKFRAHRCVLAACSTYFKKLFKKLEVDSSSVIEIDFLRSDIFEEVLNYMYTAKIAVKKEDVNLMMSSGQILGIRFLDKLCSQKRDVSTTDENPSSPKNKYAYETSLKITRPVGGANDSQDDDVEEIGDQDDSPSDDTVGGTPQGHEEKSPTATLRVQEAILKELGSEEVRKVNCYGQEVEAMETTEPKDLGVQTPQALTYNDSISEVKDEQAPAWTTATGDMKFEYLLYGHREQFACQACGKAFTDEARLRKHEKLHTAERPFVCEMCAKAFTTQAHLKEHLKIHTGYKPYSCDVCAKSFIRAPDLKKHERVHSNERPFACHLCDKAFKHKSHLKDHERRHRGEKPFICASCTKAFAKASDLKRHENNMHSEQRKQVTTSAIQSETEQLQAAAMAAEAEQQLETIACS, encoded by the exons ATG GAGTTTTTCATAAGTATGTCTGAAACCCTAAAATACAATGATGATGATCATAAAACGGTATTTTTAAAGACTCTAAATGAACAACGCCTTGAAGGTGAATTTTGTGATATTGCTATTGTGGTGGAAGATGTAAAATTCCGAGCCCACAGATGTGTACTGGCAGCATGCAGTACCTACTTCAAGAAGCTTTTTAAGAAGTTGGAAGTTGACAGCTCCTCAGTAATTGAAATTGATTTCTTGCGATCTGATATATTCGAGGAAGTTCTCAATTACATGTATACTGCTAAGATTGCAGTCAAAAAGGAGGATGTCAATTTGATGATGTCATCGGGCCAGATACTTGGCATTAGGTTTTTGGATAAACTCTGTTCTCAAAAGCGTGATGTTTCCACGACAGACGAGAACCCTTCctctccaaaaaataaatacgcgTATGAGACAAGCTTGAAAATAACACGTCCGGTTGGTGGGGCTAATGACAGTCAGGATGATGATGTGGAGGAGATTGGCGATCAAGATGATAGTCCTTCGGATGACACAGTTGGGGGCACTCCCCAGGGCCATGAGGAGAAGTCGCCCACTGCAACACTGCGGGTACAGGAAGCAATTCTCAAAGAGTTAGGAAGTGAGGAAGTCAGGAAAGTTAATTGTTACGGCCAGGAAGTTGAGGCAATGGAGACGACCGAACCAAAGGATTTGGGCGTGCAGACCCCACAAGCCTTAACATACAATGATAGCATCAGTGAAGTAAAGGATGAACAAGCACCCGCATGGACCACTGCCACCGGCGACATGAAGTTTGAGTACTTATTGTATGGGCACAGGGAACAATTTGCATGTCAGGCGTGTGGCAAAGCATTTACAGATGAAGCAAGGCTTAGAAAGCATGAGAAGTTGCATACTGCAGAAAGACCTTTTGTCTGTGAAATGTGTGCCAAAGCATTTACTACGCAAGCTCACCTAAAAGAACATCTGAAAATCCACACGGGCTACAAACCGTACAGCTGCGACGTGTGTGCCAAATCTTTTATCAGAGCTCCAGATCTCAAAAAGCACGAGCGGGTACACAGCAACGAGAGACCGTTTGCATGCCATCTGTGCGACAAAGCGTTCAAGCACAAGTCTCATTTAAAAGACCACGAGAGGAGACACCGAGGAGAGAAACCATTTATCTGTGCTTCCTGCACCAAAGCATTCGCAAAAGCCTCTGACTTGAAACGCCACGAGAACAATATGCATAGCGAGCAACGCAAGCAAGTCACAACCAGTGCCATACAGAGCGAGACCGAACAGTTACAGGCAGCGGCCATGGCAGCAGAAGCAGAGCAACAGCTTGAAACCATTGCATGTAGCTAA
- the AKAIN1 gene encoding A-kinase anchor protein inhibitor 1, giving the protein MVYAPGEKPGKETEEVKLQNASKQIVETAILQAVQQVSQDGENEERALNSSGGQQFAEKKKKSSNGRKK; this is encoded by the exons ATGGTGTATGCACCAG GAGAGAAGCCAGGAAAAGAGACGGAGGAAGTAAAGCTACAGAATGCCAGTAAGCAAATTGTAGAAACTGCTATCCTACAAGCTGTACAACAGGTGTCTCAAGATGGAGAGAATGAAGAGAGGGCATTAAACTCTAGTGGAGGTCAACAATttgcagaaaagaaaaagaaatcaagTAACGGAAGgaagaaatga